The Plantactinospora sp. KBS50 sequence GCGCCACCATCGGCGCCCAGCCGGACAGCGAGCACAACGTGCGGAGCTGGAACGCGACGTCGCCGCCGAACGCGAAGTGTCGGGAGTCCAGCGCCTCCTGGATCCGGTGCCCACCGCTTTCCAGCAGCATCACCAGCGGATGTCCCTCCCGCAGGGCGGTCTGCGCCTGGTGCTCGATCTTGCGGCCACCGGCGGTCCCCATGCTTCCGCCCATGACCGAGAAGTCGCTGGCCACGACCGAGACGGGCCGGCCGTCGACGCGCCCGGTGCCGGTGAGCACGCCGTCGGCCGGCGCCCGGCCCGCCGGGTCGTACGGGTCGTCCTCGGGGGTGACGAAGGTGCCGACCTCGTACAGGCGGCCCTCGTCGAGCAGCGCCGAGACCCGGTTGCGGGCGTGCAGCCGGCCGGGCGCGCCGGGGCCGGCCGCCGCGGCGCGTCCGGCGTTGCGGACGCGCAGCGCCTCGACCTCGTCGATGAGGGCCCGCATCTCGTCACGTGCGCCCACGGTGTCCCCCGATCGCTAACATGAATATGACATCATGTTCATACGCCGCTCCGCCGAGACCTGTCAACACGCCGGCCACCGGTGCCTCAGCCGCCATGGCGCCGCTGTTCCCGGCGCCCGATCTCGGCATCGATCCGGAGGATCTCGCGATGGATCCGGCCCGTCGCGGCGTCGATCAGGCGGCCGGCGTGCCGCGCCGCACCCGCGCCGGACGCCGCCGCCGACTCCAGTGCGCGGACCACCTCGACCGCGGTACGCACCTCGTCCGGCGTGGGGGTGAAGACGTCGTTGACGATCGGTATCTGGTCGGGATGGATGACCCACTTGCCGGCCATGCCGGCGGCCCGGGCGGCAACCGCGTCCCGGCGGCAGCCGGTGGGGTCGTCGAGCGCGCCGTACGGCCCGTCGACCGGCTCCACCCCGGCGGCGCGGGCCGCGGCCACCACCCGGGACCGCGCACCCCGCCAGGTCTCCGGGTCGCCCGCGGTGACGACCTCGGCGGGCAGCCGCAGGCTGGCCGCCAGGTCGGCGGTGCCCAGCACCACCGAGGTCGTCCGCGGGCAGCATCGCGCCAGCGTCTCCACACCGGCCAACGCGGCGGCCTCCTCCACCAGAAGCTCCAGGCCGATGCCGCCGACGACCAGCCCGAGACCCGCCTCAAGCTGCGTCAGCAGCGTGTCGGCGAACCAGACATCCCGTTCGGCGGTGACCTTGGGCAGGATCACCAGATCCAGCGCGTCCCCGGCGGTCTCCAGCAACGAGACCAGGTCGCGGTGGCACCAGGGGGTGTCGACCCCGTTGACCCGGGCCGCGCGGATCTTGTCACCCCAGTCCAGGTCGCGCAGCGCCCGCCCGGCGGCCAGCCGGGCGGAATCCTTGGCCCCGGGCGCCACGGCGTCCTCCAGGTCGAGGAACACCGCGTCCGCCGGGCCGGCCGCCGCCCGCACGAGCATCCGCTCGTTCGAGGCCGGCGTGGCGAGCGTGCTGCGGCGCAGTACGGGCGGCCGGGTGGTTCCCGGCGGCGCGCTAGGCACCGGTCCCCGCGGCCAGCCGGGCGTACGCGTCCCGGATGCCCGGCAGTCGGACGGCCCGACGGCCCAGCGCGCGCAGCAGGCCCATGATGCCCTCGGGTGAGGCGGTGACGAAGAAGATCACGGCCACGCCGTAGATGATCAGCGAGACGTTCGCGCTGAACGTCGGATCCATCGCGTTCAGGTGCAACGCCGACAGCAGGTCCGGCACGACGATCGGCAGAGCGACCACGACCGCCGCGCCGATCACCGCGCCCGGGATGGAGTCCAGCCCGCCGATCATGATCATCAGCACGTACTGGAACGCCAGCAGCAGGGTGAAGTTGGCGACCTGCACGCTGCCGTTCAGGTGCGCGAGCAGCGCCCCCTCGAAGCCGATCACCATCGACGACAGCGTGAAGATCAACAGCTTGTAGCGGCCCACCCGGATCCCGAGGGTCGGCGCGATGTGCTCGTGCTGGCGGATCATGCGCAGCGCCCGCCCGGAACGCTCCCGCACGATGCGCGTGGCACCCAGGATCAGCAGCGCGACGAGCCCGGACAACAACCAGGACCAGGCCGTCCCACCGCCGTCGTCGTGGTCGGCGAACAGCACCGGGATGAAGAATCCGGTGGCCGCGAACTCCGGATGGTGCCCCTGGTACAGGTTGCCGGCGAAGGTCGCGATGAAGTGCGCGGCGAAGGTGGCAAGCACGAGGAACAGCCCGCGCAGCCGCAGCGCCGGAATGCCGACGATCAACCCGGCCACCCCGGCGACCAGCGTCGCGACGACCAGGTCGAGCGGGAACGGCAACCCCTGCCGCAGCACGAAGACGGCGCTGAACGCGCCGATGAGCAGGAAGGCGGCGTTGCCCACCGAGAACTGCCCGGTGGTGCCCTGCAGGATCTGCAGGGCGATCGCCCCCATGGCCGCCAGCAGGATCGAGTCGTAGACGAACACGTTGTACGAGGACGCCGTCTGGGTCACCACGAGCGTGCTGAGCGCGAGTGCCGCCACGCCCCACCAGGCGGGCCGGATCCGGCGCACCGCGCGCCGGGCGGCGGCACCGGGCGGGCCGGACCCCGGCGGCACCGGCGGCACCGGCGGGTGGGAAGACGGTGGCTGCCGCGTGGAGGTCATGCTCTCACCACATTCTTCGTTCCGAACAGGCCCTGCGGCAGCACCAGCAACACGACCAGCAGCACCGCGTAACTGACCACGTCCGTGTACTGGCCACCGAGGTAGGTCTGGGTGAACGCCTGGAGGAGCCCGACGATGACCCCGCCCACCAGCGCACCCTCGATGCTGTCCATGCCGCCCAGGATGATCGCCGGGATGGCGGCCAGACCGAGCCCGATCAGCGACGCGTTGACGGTGGTGACGCTCCCGTAGCTGATTCCCGCCACGGCGGCCAGCACGGCGGCGACCGCCCAGGACCCCATGTGCACGCGCCGGACGTTGACCCCGCCCTGACTCGCGAGCAACGCGTTCTGCCCGCCGGCGCGTACCCGGATGCCCAGGTTGGTGAAGCGCAGGACGGCGATGACGGCGAGGGCCAGCGCGAACGTACCGACCGCGAACGTCAGCGACTCGGCGCTCACCCGGACCCCGAGGATGCCCACCGTCCCGGTCGGTATCCCGGGCAGGTCGATGCCGTACTGGTTGGCCGGCACCACGATGCCCATCAGCCCGTCCAGCACGAAGGCCAGGCCGAAGGTGGCGATGATGCCCATCATCACCCCCTGCCCGGTGGTCCGGCGCAGCACCAGCCAGTAGAACAGGGCGCCGACCGCCATGCTGGTGACCAGGGCGATCAGGAGTGCCTGCCAGGTGGGGACGCCGTCGAGTTGGAGCCAGCCGACGATGAAGGCCGGCAGCAGCATCAGCTGGCCGTGCGCGAAGTTGAACGTGTGCGTCGCCCGGAAGGCCAGCACGAGGCCGAGGCCGATGAGCGCGAAGGTGCCGCCGAGGGTCATGCCGGCAACCAGCGAGACGATGAACCGGGCCATCACCGGCTCCCTCGGATCGAGGACGACCGGCGGGGTCCGGGCCGTTCGGGTTCCGCCGGCGGATCCGTCGGCGGCGCGCCGCCCCCGCCGTCCCGTTGCCCGCCGATGACCGCGTCGCGGAAGGCGGCCGAGTCGAGAACCTCGTCCGGCGAGCCGGCCACCAGCACCGCGCCGCTCTGCAGCCCGACGACCCTGTTGGCCACCGCCCGCACCACGTCCAGGTGATGTTCGACGAGCAGCAGGGTGACCGGGGTGGCCCGGTGCAACTCGGTCAGCAGCTTGCCCACGGCCCTCTGTTCCTCCGGGTCGAGGCCCGAGGTGGGCTCGTCCAGCAGCAGTACCCGCGGGCCGGAGAACAGCGCGCGGGCGATGTCGATCAGCTTTCGCGTGCCGTACGGCAGGCCGCCGACCCGGTCGTGCCTGAGGTGCGCCAGCCCGGTGAACTCCAGGATGGAGACCGCGCGCTCGCGGGCCTCGGCCTCGCGCCGCCGGACCAGGCCGCGCCGCCAGATCTGGTCACCCATCCGGTACGCCAGCCGCAGGTGGGCACCGAGCAGGACGTTCTCCAGCACGCTCTCGCTGTCCACCAGCGGCGGGTCCTGGAAGCTGCGGCCCACACCCCGGGCCGCGATCCGGGTCGCCGGCTCACCCAGCATCGGCTCGCCGTCGAACAGGATCTGACCGCTGACGTGCTCGTGCAGCAGCCCCGACACGGCGTTGAGCAGGGTGCTCTTGCCGGCGCCGTTCGGGCCGATCACCGCGACCACGTCGTGCCGCCGGACGTCGAACGTCACCCCGGCCAGCGCCTGCACGCCGCCGAACCGGGCACGGACGTCCCGGAACGACAGCGCGGGGTGATCCGCCGACAGCGGCGGCCTGTCGAAGATCGCGCCCAGCCAGTCGGCGTTCGACGCCGTCCGTGTCGTGCTGTCGCCGTCCATCAACTCTCCACGTAGCCTGCGGCCAGCAGTTCGCTGCCACGGAAGTCGGCGGCCGGCCCCGAGTTCCGGATCCGGCCGCCGTTGATCAGGTAGCAGTGGTCCACGGTGTCCAGCGCGGTTCCGGTGCTCTCGTCCACCACCAGCACGGCCTTGCCCGATCCGGCGATCCGGCGCATCGCCTCGAACAGCGGTGCGTGCAGGCTGTGGTGGAGGCCGAGGGTCAGCTCGTCGACGATCAGCAGCCGGGGCTCGGACATCAGACCCCGGGCGATGGCCAGCATCTGCTGCTGGCCGCCGGAGAGCCGCCCGGCCAGTTCCCTGGGCCGCGCGCCCAGCACCGGGAACAGCTCGAACACCTCGTCGGTGATCTGCCTGCGGCGGGACCGCCGCGGCAGCCGGCCCAGCGCCACCAGGTTCTCGGCGACGCTGAGGCCGGGAAAGATCTTGTGCCGCTCGGCGACGAAGGCCACCCCGAGTCGCGATGTCTGGTGCGGCTCGGGGTTGGCCGTCGGCGTTCCGAACAGGGTGACGGAGCCGCCCACCACCTT is a genomic window containing:
- a CDS encoding CoA ester lyase: MPSAPPGTTRPPVLRRSTLATPASNERMLVRAAAGPADAVFLDLEDAVAPGAKDSARLAAGRALRDLDWGDKIRAARVNGVDTPWCHRDLVSLLETAGDALDLVILPKVTAERDVWFADTLLTQLEAGLGLVVGGIGLELLVEEAAALAGVETLARCCPRTTSVVLGTADLAASLRLPAEVVTAGDPETWRGARSRVVAAARAAGVEPVDGPYGALDDPTGCRRDAVAARAAGMAGKWVIHPDQIPIVNDVFTPTPDEVRTAVEVVRALESAAASGAGAARHAGRLIDAATGRIHREILRIDAEIGRREQRRHGG
- a CDS encoding branched-chain amino acid ABC transporter permease, with product MTSTRQPPSSHPPVPPVPPGSGPPGAAARRAVRRIRPAWWGVAALALSTLVVTQTASSYNVFVYDSILLAAMGAIALQILQGTTGQFSVGNAAFLLIGAFSAVFVLRQGLPFPLDLVVATLVAGVAGLIVGIPALRLRGLFLVLATFAAHFIATFAGNLYQGHHPEFAATGFFIPVLFADHDDGGGTAWSWLLSGLVALLILGATRIVRERSGRALRMIRQHEHIAPTLGIRVGRYKLLIFTLSSMVIGFEGALLAHLNGSVQVANFTLLLAFQYVLMIMIGGLDSIPGAVIGAAVVVALPIVVPDLLSALHLNAMDPTFSANVSLIIYGVAVIFFVTASPEGIMGLLRALGRRAVRLPGIRDAYARLAAGTGA
- a CDS encoding branched-chain amino acid ABC transporter permease encodes the protein MARFIVSLVAGMTLGGTFALIGLGLVLAFRATHTFNFAHGQLMLLPAFIVGWLQLDGVPTWQALLIALVTSMAVGALFYWLVLRRTTGQGVMMGIIATFGLAFVLDGLMGIVVPANQYGIDLPGIPTGTVGILGVRVSAESLTFAVGTFALALAVIAVLRFTNLGIRVRAGGQNALLASQGGVNVRRVHMGSWAVAAVLAAVAGISYGSVTTVNASLIGLGLAAIPAIILGGMDSIEGALVGGVIVGLLQAFTQTYLGGQYTDVVSYAVLLVVLLVLPQGLFGTKNVVRA
- a CDS encoding ABC transporter ATP-binding protein, which gives rise to MDGDSTTRTASNADWLGAIFDRPPLSADHPALSFRDVRARFGGVQALAGVTFDVRRHDVVAVIGPNGAGKSTLLNAVSGLLHEHVSGQILFDGEPMLGEPATRIAARGVGRSFQDPPLVDSESVLENVLLGAHLRLAYRMGDQIWRRGLVRRREAEARERAVSILEFTGLAHLRHDRVGGLPYGTRKLIDIARALFSGPRVLLLDEPTSGLDPEEQRAVGKLLTELHRATPVTLLLVEHHLDVVRAVANRVVGLQSGAVLVAGSPDEVLDSAAFRDAVIGGQRDGGGGAPPTDPPAEPERPGPRRSSSIRGSR
- a CDS encoding ABC transporter ATP-binding protein, with the protein product MDPQQHVPATALGVRGLKVRYRNGALGVQDVSLEVAAGQVVALFGPNGAGKTTTVRAVSGFLRSEGAKVVGGSVTLFGTPTANPEPHQTSRLGVAFVAERHKIFPGLSVAENLVALGRLPRRSRRRQITDEVFELFPVLGARPRELAGRLSGGQQQMLAIARGLMSEPRLLIVDELTLGLHHSLHAPLFEAMRRIAGSGKAVLVVDESTGTALDTVDHCYLINGGRIRNSGPAADFRGSELLAAGYVES